In Deltaproteobacteria bacterium, the following are encoded in one genomic region:
- a CDS encoding SDR family oxidoreductase, with translation MEFGLKDRVALVTGAAQGIGRAIALAFAEEGAHVAVNDIDPQGIEELARSLKELGSNALPIAADVADGGEVSRMVGAVVERYGRIDILINNAGIVRRAFVHEMTEEVWGRVMDINLKGVFHCSRAVIEPMKRQKRGKIISASSILAQIPDVGMAAYSISKAGVAILTKVLAAELAPYNINVNAYAPGVVETPMTRDLISTRGGEKLRYISLRRFGKPRDIANLVLYLASDLSDYITGEVVGITGGNLIVQRPWVSYDESR, from the coding sequence ATGGAATTCGGATTGAAGGACAGGGTTGCCCTGGTTACCGGGGCGGCTCAGGGAATAGGGCGTGCCATTGCTCTTGCATTTGCCGAAGAGGGCGCCCACGTGGCGGTGAACGACATAGATCCTCAGGGCATCGAGGAACTCGCCCGGAGCCTGAAGGAGCTTGGCAGTAATGCCCTGCCGATAGCGGCGGACGTGGCCGATGGCGGCGAAGTGAGTCGAATGGTCGGGGCTGTAGTAGAGAGATACGGAAGGATCGACATCCTGATCAATAATGCCGGGATAGTCAGAAGGGCCTTTGTCCATGAGATGACCGAGGAGGTGTGGGGCCGCGTGATGGACATAAACCTCAAGGGTGTGTTTCATTGCAGCCGGGCGGTCATCGAGCCGATGAAAAGGCAGAAGAGGGGCAAGATAATCAGTGCCAGTTCCATCCTCGCTCAGATACCCGACGTGGGAATGGCGGCCTATTCGATCTCCAAGGCAGGCGTTGCAATCCTCACCAAGGTGCTGGCCGCCGAACTGGCTCCGTACAATATCAACGTCAATGCCTACGCTCCAGGTGTTGTCGAGACCCCGATGACCCGGGATCTGATTTCCACTAGGGGAGGAGAAAAACTCAGATATATCTCGCTGAGGCGATTTGGAAAGCCGCGAGATATCGCCAATCTGGTGCTGTATCTCGCATCGGATCTTTCCGACTACATTACCGGAGAGGTGGTCGGTATCACCGGAGGAAACCTCATTGTGCAGAGGCCCTGGGTGAGTTATGACGAATCGCGGTAG